One segment of Tenrec ecaudatus isolate mTenEca1 chromosome 1, mTenEca1.hap1, whole genome shotgun sequence DNA contains the following:
- the ID3 gene encoding DNA-binding protein inhibitor ID-3 isoform X2: MKALSPVRGCYEAVCCLSERSLAIARGRGKGPAAEEPLSLLDDMNHCYSRLRELVPGVPRGTQLSQVEILQRVIDYILDLQVVLAEPAPGPPDGPHLAIQTAELTPELVISNDKRSFCH; the protein is encoded by the exons ATGAAGGCGCTGAGCCCGGTGCGTGGCTGCTACGAGGCAGTGTGTTGcctgtcggagcgcagcctggccATCGCACGGGGCCGCGGCAAGGGTCCTGCAGCCGAGGAGCCGCTGAGCCTGCTTGACGACATGAACCACTGTTACTCGCGCCTACGGGAACTGGTACCCGGCGTCCCGCGAGGTACTCAGCTTAGCCAGGTGGAAATCCTGCAGCGCGTCATCGACTACATCCTCGATCTGCAGGTGGTTCTTGCCGAGCCGGCACCCGGACCCCCAGACGGTCCTCATCTCGCTATCCAG ACAGCCGAACTTACTCCAGAACTTGTGATCTCCAATGACAAGAGGAGCTTCTGCCACTGA
- the ID3 gene encoding DNA-binding protein inhibitor ID-3 isoform X1 → MKALSPVRGCYEAVCCLSERSLAIARGRGKGPAAEEPLSLLDDMNHCYSRLRELVPGVPRGTQLSQVEILQRVIDYILDLQVVLAEPAPGPPDGPHLAIQQTAELTPELVISNDKRSFCH, encoded by the exons ATGAAGGCGCTGAGCCCGGTGCGTGGCTGCTACGAGGCAGTGTGTTGcctgtcggagcgcagcctggccATCGCACGGGGCCGCGGCAAGGGTCCTGCAGCCGAGGAGCCGCTGAGCCTGCTTGACGACATGAACCACTGTTACTCGCGCCTACGGGAACTGGTACCCGGCGTCCCGCGAGGTACTCAGCTTAGCCAGGTGGAAATCCTGCAGCGCGTCATCGACTACATCCTCGATCTGCAGGTGGTTCTTGCCGAGCCGGCACCCGGACCCCCAGACGGTCCTCATCTCGCTATCCAG CAGACAGCCGAACTTACTCCAGAACTTGTGATCTCCAATGACAAGAGGAGCTTCTGCCACTGA